The following nucleotide sequence is from Microbispora sp. ZYX-F-249.
CAGCATCGGCCAATGACCGGTCGGCAGCTCACGCAGCTCCCACTCCGGCCCGCCGAGGGACGCGAAGAACGGATGCCCGGCCGCGATCAGCTCCTTGACCTGCGCGAGCGGGAACGAGCAGCTCACGAGCGTCTTCGGCAGCGCGGCGAACGCGGCGGCGTCCGCGCCGAGAGCGAGGGGCTGGGTGATCGTGCCGAGCGGCTGGCCGGTGGCCCGGGAGGCCATCAGCGCCCGCTCCCGCTCGCCCAGCCCGTCGAGGCTCGCGCCCGACTCCTCCAGTTCGTCCCAGGAGAGCAGGGGATAGCGCCAGCCGTCCTCGACGCGCTTCTCGACGAACTCCCGCCCCGTGAGGTCGATCTGGGCCATGCCGTCCGGCACCGGGCCGCTCTCGACGTACACGACCCGGCTCACGCGGCCGGCCGCGCGGGCGGCCGCTCCGGTGACCGCGGCGCCGCTGCCGCTGTGCCCGACGAGCACGACGTCGTGCAGGTCCTCAGCCTCGATCAGGCCGGTGATGTCGCGGATGTGGGTGTCCAGATCCAGGGCGGGGGAGGCGAGGTGGGCGCGGTCGGCCAGGCCGGTGAGGGTCAGGGGATATGCCTCGTGACCCGTTTCGCGGAGTGCGGCGGCCACGTCCCGCCACGCCCACGCGCCGAGCCAGAATCCGGGAACCAGTGCGTAAGTCGTCATGCGTCGACGCTAGAGCCGAATCAGGGCAGAATCGGTCCTGATATGTCGACCAATCGCGTTCTCGCCTTCCTGGAGTTGCTGCAGGCCCGGCCCGGGCTCACCGGTCCCGAGCTCGCCGAGCGCTTGGAGGTGGACGTGCGCAGCGTGCGCCGCTACGTGCGCAGGCTGGAGGACCTCGGCATCCCCGTGCAGGCCGAGCGGGGGCGGTACGGCGGCTACCGGCTGATGCCGGGATACCGGCTGCCGCCGCTCATGCTGACCGGCGACGAGGCCGTCGCCGTGGTGCTCGGGCTGCTCGCGGGCCGCCGGGCGGGCCTGACGGTGGGCGAGGGGGCGGCCGAGAGCGCGCTCGCGAAGATCCGGCGCGTGCTGCCCGACGCCCTGCGCGGCAGGGTCGGCGCGGTCGAGGACATGGTCGGCCTGACCTCCCGGTCCGCCCGATCCGCCGCGGCCGCCAGGCCGAGCGGGGCGACGCTGCTGACGCTCGCCGATGCCGCCCGCCGTCGTCGCCGCGTACGGCTGACCTACCGGTCGTACCGGTGCGAAAGCAGCGAGCGGACGGTCGATCCCTACGGGCTGGTGTTCCACTCGGGCCGGTGGTACCTGACCGGCCACGACCACCGCAGGGGCGAGGTGCGGACGTTCCGGCTCGACCGGATGGGCCAGGTCGCGGCGACGGAGGAGGAGTTTCCCGCGCCGGGGGAGTTCGACCCGGTCGCCCACGTGATGGAGTCGCTGGCGGGCGTTCCGTACCGGTATGAGATCGAGGTCGTGCTGGCCACGACCATGGAGGAGGCGCGGCGGCGGATCCCGCCGACGGTGGCCGCGCTCGCCCCCGTGGACGGCGGCGTCCGGATGACCGGCCGCGCCGAACGCCTGGACGGAATGGCGCAGGTGCTGGCCGGCCTCGGCGTGCCGTTCACCGTGGTGGCGCCGCCGGAACTACGCGAGGAGGTGCGCGCCCTCGCCCGCCGCCTGCATGAGTGGGCCGGTCGGCCCCCGGACGCCGGCCACCCACGGTGATGGCGCTTCGTGCCACTCACGCGTTCTGGCCGAGGGGCGCCGCCGGCCCGCTCCGGGCCCGGGCGACGTCCAGCGCGGCGGCGTCGAGAGAACCCGGCCGTTCCCCGGCGTCGTGGTCGCCGGCCCGGGCCGGCCCGTCCGCGAGCGGGCCGCCGGGCGGCAGACCGCGCCGCCGGGCCACCAGTCCGGACAGCAGGTCCTCCCACCGCGCCCCGATGACGTCGAGGTCGTAGCGCGCCGCCGTCTCCAGCGCGTTGGCGCCCATCCGGCGGCGCAGGTCCTCGTCCTCGATGACCGTGCAGATGGCGTCGGCCATCGCGTGGATCTTCTCCGGCTTCACCAGCAGGCCGTCGTGACCGTGGGTGATCATCTCCTTGGGACCGGTCGGGCAGTCGTAGCTGACGACGGGCAGGCCCTTGCTCATGGCCTCCAGGATGACCATCGGCATGCCCTCGTGGCGGGAGCTCATCACGAACATCGAGGCGTCCGCGAGGACGGCGCCGACGTCCTCGGCCGGGCCCTCGAGGAACACCCGATCGGACAGCCCGCGCTTGTCGATCGACGCCTGGAGCTTCTCCTGCCGGGGGCCGCCGCCGTAGATGCGAAGCGTCCAGTCCGGGTGCCGCTCCGCCACGTGGGCCCACGCGCGGATGAGCAGGTCGTAGCCCTTGCCCCAGGTGAGCCGGCCCACCGTGACGACGGTCTTCGCGGTGAGCGGTGACACGCCGCCGTCCAGGCGGGGCGTCGCGTTGGGCACCTGCGCGAGCACGGCGGGCCGCTCCTTGCGTGCCTTCTCGAAGGACCGCTCGTAGGTGCGCAGGTCGGCCTGCGTGAGGGTGACGACCGCGTCGTGCCTGCCGTACCTGCGGGTGATCTGCTTGCGCACCAGCGGCTGGTGCGAGGACAGGTTCCCGTGCTCCTGCGCGACCGTGATGATCTCCGGGGGCGCGAAGCGCGCGGCGATCAGGTTCAGGCCGGGCCGGGTCCCGATGAGGATGCCGCGGCGGCGGGAGCGGATGTAGCGGACCAGTTTGAGGTCGGTGCGCAGGGTGAACCAGTGGTGGGCCGCCTCGTCCTTCGGCACCAGCCTGCTCGGGAACCGCGACAGCAGGCCCTTGCGGCGAGGCAGCCGGTCGTCGAGGTAGCGGACACGCACTCCGGGAGGAACGGGGAGGAAGGGCTCCTCACGTTCCCGCACGACGCTCACGATCTCGACATCGTGTGTGCGCGCCAGATACCCGGCGAGGTTGAAGACCGTGCGGATCGTGCCGCCCATGCCGTTGGCGTGCAGCAGCAGGATGCGGATCTCGTGGCCGTCGGGCGGCGGCGCCGACCGGGCACGCTGCCGGTCGCGGGCCTCCAGCGCCCGTACCACCACCCTGGCCGCTTTCCTTGCCACCCTGCGGTGAAGAGAAGACACAGTCACGCCCCGTTCGTGTCAGATGAAGATCCCCTTTCCCTATGACGTAACCGACAGTTGTGCCGTTGTTGTGATCTAAGTCACGTTGTGCTTGAAATTCGGTATATGGTCGTCCGTTTGCTGGGGGCGTCCTCCAGTGCGGCGGGCACCAGATGCACGCCGACCGGCTCGAACACGCCGTCCGGGAGATAGCAGCAGGCGCGGTCGGGGGCCCCGATAAGGACATCGCCGCCCGCGCGGGACAGGAACGGGGTGACCCGCCGGGCCAGCGGCTCCTCGTAGTAGACGTCCCCGGCCAGCACGACCTGCTGGGTCGGCGTCCCGTCGAGCAGGTCGCCCCCGGCGACCCGCACCGCGACGCCGTTGGCGCGGGCGTTGAGGCTGACGGCCGCCAGCGCGTACGGGTCGACGTCGTTGGCGACCACCAGGGCGGCTCCGGCCAGCGCCGCGGCGACCGCGACCAGTCCCGAGCCGGTGGCGAGGTCGAGAACGGTGCGCCCCCGCACGATCTCGGGATGGTCGAGCACGTGGCGGGCCAGCGCCTGTCCGCCGGCCCAGGGGCAGGCCCAGAAGGGCAGCCGCCCGGCGCGCTCCCACAGCTCGTACACGCGGTCGTCCTCGCTCCCGCCCCGCGTGGCGTCCGCGGCGATCACATGAAGCCGTATCTCCGGCACGTACGGCACGGTCGCGAGCCCGGTGTGCGCGCGCACGAAATCCTCGGCGTCCCCGGCGTCGTCCTGCACGGTGGCCGATCGTATCCGCACGGACCGCGCTTCCGGGTCACGCCCGCGGGTCACAGAAGCGTGAGCTGCTCGGCGGTCGCGGCCGGTGCGGGCGGGCGGACCGGCCGCTCGCCGAGCCGATGCGCGGCACGAGCGCCGCGTGGGGCCGACCGGCCCACGCCGTGCTCGCGGGCGAGCGCCCGCACGGTCTCGCCGATCCGTTCCTGGTACGCCCTGGGAGCGTAGGCGCCCCTGCCGTACAGCTCCAGGTAGCGGGGGACGAGCCTGGGGTGCTCGCGGGACAGCCAGGCCATGAACCACTCGCGCGCGCCGGGCCGCAGGTGGAGCACGATCGGCGTCACGTGCGTGGCGCCGGCCTCGGCGATGCGGCGCACGGTGGTCTCCAGCGCCCGCGGCGAGTCGGACAGATAGGGGAGGATCGGCGCCATCAGCACGCCGCACGCGACGCCGTGCTCGTTGAGGGCGGCGCACACCTCCAGCCGCTTGCGCGGCGAGGGGGTGCCGGGCTCGACGGCCCGCCACAGCGACTCGTCGGTGAACCCGATCGAGACGGCCGTGCTCACGTCGGTCACCTCGGCCGCCTCGGCGAGCAGGTCGAGGTCGCGCAGGATGAGCGAGCCCTTGGTCAGGATCGAGAACGGATTGCGGGCGTCCCGCAGGGCGCCGAGGATGCCGGGCATCAGCCGGTAGCGGCCCTCGGCCCGCTGGTAGCAGTCGACGTTGGTCCCCATCGCGATGGGCTGCCCGCGCCATCGAGGCGCCGAAAGCTCCCTGCGTACGAGGTCGGGGGCGTTGACCTTCACCACGATCTTCGAGTCGAAGTCCCGCCCGGAGTCCAGGTCGAGGTATTCGTGCGTCCGGCGGGCGAAGCAGTACGTGCACGCGTGGGTGCAGCCGCGGTAGGGGTTGACGGTCCACTCGAACGGCACCCGGCTCGCGGAGGGGACCCGGTTGACGATCGACCGCGCGTGGATCTCGTAGAAGGTGACGCCGCGGAACTCGGGGGTGTCGAAGGTCCTCGTCACGGCCGACCGGGCGAACAGAGGAGTCGGCTCCCTCTGTCCGCCTTCGTCGGTCTCGAGGCGCAGCCCGTCCCATCGCACCCTCCGATTAGAACAGAGGTTCGATCGAGATCGCAACGTGCAACGCGTCGTAAATCGCGGCCCTGGAAACGGCTAACGATCTTCATCGTTGGGCAGAACGTCGGCACATACCTTGCGTTCTGGGAGTGTTGCGCGATGGCCTGGTCGCAGGACGAAGAGCGGATGCTGGCGATGATCGAGCGGCACCTCACGGACGAGGATCCGAAGCTCGCGGCCAGGCTCGAGTCGTTCAACCACCGTGCGGAGCGTGGGCGGCAGGGGCGCGCCTCCGGCCGCCGGCCGGGCCGCTCGACCGTGATCATCGCGGTGAGCTGGCTGCTCATCGCGACGTTGATCGCGACCCTGCTGGTCATGGCACTGCGGCACGACGCCGCCGCTCTCCCCGTGTAGCGCCGGCGTCACCTCACCCGCCCGAGGTCACGACAGGCCCTTGAGGAATCGCGCGGCGACCGGCGCGGCCACGCCGCCGCCCATGCCGCCGGCCTCCACGACGACGGCGAAGGCCACGTCGCCGCGATAGCCGATGAACCAGGCGTGCGAGTCGAGCTTCGGCCCGGTGCCGAACTCCGCGGTCCCGGTCTTGCCCGCCGTCCCCGCGGGCAGCCCGGCGGCGTGGGCGGTGCCCTTGGTGACGACCGCTTTCATCATCGACCGCAGGCCCGTGACGACGTTGCCCGGCAGTTCCCTGGGAGCGGTCTTCTGCTTCAGCGAGGGCACCAGTGTGGGCGGCCGCCAGGAGCCGTCGGCCACCGCCGCGGCCACGGTCGCCATCACCAGGGGACTGGCGGTGATCCTGCCCTGCCCGAACGACTCCGCGGCCAGGTCGGCGTCGCTGGTGGCCTTCGGCATGCTGCCGGCGGTCGCCGGGACGCCGATGCGCAGCGGCTGGTTGAAGCCCAGGCCGGTGGCCAGGTCGTACAGCTTGGCCGCGCTCAGCTTGGTCGCGGTGAGCGGGGCGAAGGTGGTGTTGCAGGAGTGGGCGTAGGAGTCGAGGAACGACAGCGACCCGAACGCCTCGTGGTCGGAGTTGCGGATCTTCAATCCGCCGACGACCGCCTCCTCCGGGCAGGTCACCCGGCTCGACGGGGTCAGTCCCTCGGCCAGCAGCCCGGCGGCGGTGACCGTCTTGAACGTGGACCCCGGCGGATACCTGCCGTCCAGTGCGCGGTTGAACCCGCCCTTGTTGTTCACCACGGCGAGGATCTCGCCCGTCGAGGGCCTGACGGCGACGAGGGATGCGGGCTTGTCCAGGTCGCGCACCGCGTCGGCGGCGGCGCCCTGCACCTTCAGGTCGAGGCTGGTCCGCAGGTCCTTGCCGGGGGAGCCCTCGACGGTGTGCAGGGTCTCGCGGCTCTCGCCCACCACCTGGATCTCGGTGGTGGGGGTGCCGGCGAGCTGCTTCTGGAACGTCTCCTGCAGACCGCCGCGGCCCACGGCGTCGCCCTTCTTGTAGGCGGCGCCCAGCTTCTCGACGTCCTTGTCCGTCGCCTTGTCCAGGAAGCCGACCAGCTGCTGCACCGAGCCGCCCACGTCGCCGCCGTCGATGCGGCCGCCGTCCGCGCCGGTGATCGCGGCCCGCTGCGGCCACGACGTCTTGAGCGCCAGGTGGTTGGTCCCGTCGAGCGCGGGGTGGACGGCGGCCGGCGACCAGTCGACCTTCCAGTAGTGGTCCTTGACCACCAGCTTCAGCGAGCCCTTGTAGGTCCAGTCGCCGACGTTCTTCACGGTGGCCGTGGCGGTGTAGGACGCGGTCGCCCTGTCGTCCTCGGCCGCGCCGGCCCGCACGTCGCGGACGGCGAGCCTCGCCACCGCGAGATTCTTGGTGAGCTCGGCGTACGCCGCGTCGAAGCCGGGGGCGGGAGCGGCGAGCTCGGCCTTCATCGCCGCGAGGTCGCCCCGCGCCCAGGCCGCGGTGAACCGCGCGGCGGTCTCCTGCGGAGTGCCGCGCGTGTGCAGCACGTAATAGGCGCCGCCGGCGGCAGCCCCCGCCAGCACGACGGCCACGGCGGCCGAGATCGCGACAGTACGTCCTCGCGGCACGCGCACCCCCAATGACGGCCTTGCGGTCGGGACCAGAGCCTAGCGGGGTCAAATCGTTATTTACACTCCTGTTTCCCCGGCGCTCTTGACGCTGGCGCCGTATCGGGAGACGTACTCCTGGCCGGACAGGCGCTGGATCGCGGCCATGACCTCGTCGGTCACCCGCCGGCGGTCCCGGGCGTTGCCCGCGTCGCCGGTGAAGATCAGCGGCTCTCCGAACCGCACGCCGATGCTGTGCAGGCGCGGCACCGACGCGCCGGGCGGCAGCACCTTCTCGGTGCCCAGCATGGCGACGGGCACGACCGGGGCGCCGGTGGTCAGGGTGAGCCAGGCCACGCCGACCTTCCCCCGGTAGAGGCGGCCGTCGGGGGAGCGGGTGCCCTCGGGATAGATGCCGAACAACTCGCCGGCCTTCAGCACCTCCACCGCGGCGTCGAGCATGTCCTGGGCGGCCGTGACGTTCTCGCGGTCGATCTCCATCGCCCCCATCGAGCGCATCCACGCCGCCACGAGGGGGTTGCCGGTGAAGTACTCCTTCTTCGCCACGAACCGCACCATCCGCGGCACCACGGCCGGCATGAAGAACGAGTCGAGGACGGACAGGTGGTTGGAGGCGAGGATCGCGGGCCCGTGCGCGGGGACGTGCTCGAGTCCTTCCGTCCGCGGCCGCCACAGCGCGTGCATGACGGGGACGCTGACGAGCTTCAGGGCGGGGTAGAGCACGGCCTCTCCTTCTCCGGTCCGACGCACATACCCTAGGGCGACCTGACCCCCGGATAGGTGTAGGGCCCCTGCAACGGAGCCCTTCGTGTTTTGTACGGCTTCACCATGGTCCCGTCTGTACCTACTAGTATGTACGGCATGAGCGCATCGGACCGCCTGATCGAGAGCACCCGCGAACTGCTGTGGGAGCGCGGCTACGTCGGGACCAGCCCGCGGGCCATACAGCAGAGGGCGGGGGCCGGGCAGGGCAGCATGTACCACCACTTTTCCGGCAAACCAGACCTCGCGCTGGCCGCGATCGGCCGTACGGCGGAGGAGATGCGCGCCGGGGTGGAGGAGATCCTGGGCGGCCCGGGCACGGCCGTCGAGCGGGTGTCGGCCTACCTGCGGCGCGAGCGGGAGGTGTTGCGGGGCTGCCCGATCGGCCGGCTCACCCAGGACCCCGAGGTCATGGCCGATCCGGCGCTGCGGCGGCCGGTGGAGGAGACGTTCGGGTGGCTGCGCGACCGGCTCGCGGCGGTGCTGGCCGAGGGGCGCGACCGGGGCGAGTTCGACGCGTGCCTCGATCCGGCGCGGACCGCCGCGACGGTCGTGGCGGTGCTGCAGGGCGGCTACGTCCTGGCCCGCGCGGCCGGTTCGCCCGAGCCGTTCCATGAGGCCGCCGACGGTGTGCTCGCCCTGTTGTCCCGCGCCTGAGCGCACAAGGAGACCCGCCCGTGTACGCGATGCAGTACGACATCACTCTGCCCGCCGATTACGACATGACGATCATCCGGGAGAGGGTGGCCACCCGCGGCCACGCCCTCGACGACCGGCCGGGGCTCGGGCTCAAGGCCTACCTGGTCCGCGAGCGCGGCGTCGCCGGCTCCCCGGTCAACCAGTACGCGCCGTTCTACCTGTGGAACGACGCCGGGAGGATGGGCGAGTTCCTGGTCGGCGGGGGCGGCTTCCAGGGCATCGTGGCCGACTTCGGCCGCCCGTCCGTGCGGCACTGGACGGGGCTGGCCGTCGAGGCGGGCCCGGCCAGGGGGACCGCGCCCCGTGCGGCGTCGCGGCGGCTGGTCCCGCTGCCGGCCTCGGCCGACCTGACGGAGCAGGTGGCGGCCGCCCTGGCCGGACTGCGTGAGCTGGGCGGCGCCGACGGCCTGCACACCGCGGCCCTCGCCGTGGACCCGCACCACTGGCGGCTGATGACGTTCGCGCTGTGGGAGCGGGAGGCGCCGGGCGCTCACGGGGACGCCGAGTACTACGAGGTGCTGCACCTGTCCGCGCCCGGCCTCACGAGCCTGCCCGCGGGCCGGACCTGGTGACGGCCCCGGAAACGAGACGACGCCCCGCGAGACCGGAGTCTCGCGGGGCGTCCGCGTCGAGGGCCGATGTGGCGGTCGCCTCCTCGGCGAGATGCACAACACGGCTCCAGCCGAACGGTATTCCGTGAAGGCGGTGATTGCGGCCCGGGGGACACAAACCACATCGGCCATGAACGACTCTAGCCGACTTTCGCCTCTGCTTTCTCCCGCCCCCCTCCTCGGGGTGCGTCATCGGCAGGCCAAGCCCGCGTGCACTATCGTCGGCGGGTGACGAATTCGATCAAGACTGCGCGCCTGGTGCTGCGGCGGTGGCGCGAGGAGGACAAGGAGCCGTTCGCGGCGCTGAACGCCGATCCGGTCGTCATGGAGCACTTCCCGGCCACGCTGTCCCGTGCGGAGAGCGACGCGCTCGCCGAGCGCGCCGACGCCGGGTTCGACGAGCACGGGTTCGGCTGGTGGGCGGTCGAGGCGGACGGGGAGTTCATCGGCTTCACCGGACTGCAGGTTCCGAGGTTCACCGCGCACTTCACGCCGTGCGTGGAGATCGGCTGGCGGCTCGCCCGCTCCGCCTGGGGGCACGGGTACGCCTCGGAGGCGGCACGGGCGTCGCTGGAGGACGGGTTCGGCCGCCTCGGCCTGACCGAGATCGTCTCGTTCACGGCGGTGCCGAACGTCCGCTCGCAGGCCGTGATGCGGAGGATCGGGATGACCCACGACCCCGCGGGGGACTTCGACCACCCGGTGCTCCCCGAGGGCCACCCGCTGCGCCGGCACGTCCTGTACCGCATCCGCAGGCAGGGGTGAGCGCCATGCGGCTGCTGGTGCTGGGCGGCACGACGTTCGTCGGCCGGTGGGTGGTCACGGCCGCGGTGGAGCGCGGCTGGCGCGTCACCACGTTCACCCGCGGGCTGGCCGGATGGGCCCACCCCGCGGCGGAGGCGGTGACCGGTGACCGGCTGCGCCCGGCCGGCCTCGCCCCGCTCGCCGGCGGCCGGTGGGACGCCGTGGTGGACACCTGGGCCGGCGCGCCCCGGGCCGTGCGTGACAGCGCCCGCGCGCTGGCCGGGCGCGCGGACAGGTACCTGTACGTCTCCAGCAGGGCGGTGTACGCCCCTCCGACGCCGGCCGGTCTGAACGAGGACTGGCCCACGGTCGAGGCGTCGGCGGACGCCGGGGACATCGACTACGCCCCCAACAAGCGAGGCGGCGAGATCGCCGTGGAGCGGGCCTTCGGCGACCGCGCGGTGCTGGCCAGGGCCGGGCTGATCCTCGGGCCGTACGAGGACCAGGGACGGCTGCCGCACTGGTTGCTGCGCGCCGCGCGGGGCGGGGAGATGCTCGCACCTGGCCCGGCCGACCAGCCGTTCCGCTATGTGGACGTGCGGGACCTCGTGGCCTGGCTCCTCGACGCGGCCGAGGGCGGCGTGCGGGGCCCGGTCAACCTGGTCAACCCGGAGGGGCACGCCACGACCCGGGACCTGCTGGAGTCCGCGGTCGCCGTCACCGGCGGGCGCGCCGAGCCGGTCTGGGTGGATCCGGAGGCGATCGAGGCCGGCGGCGTCGACCGGTGGACGGAACTGCCGGGCTGGATCCCGCCCGGTCCCGAGCAGGCAGGGCTCATCCGGACCGACGTCGGCCGGGCCCTGGCGACCGGGCTGCGGTGCCGCCCGGTGGTGGAGACCGTCGCCGACACCTGGGCGTGGCTGACCGGCTCCGGCGAGCTCCCCGCGTCCCCGCCCGGAATCGACCCCGCCAAGGAGCGGGCCGTGATCGACGCCTGGCGGCGATCGGCGCGCGGGGCGCGATGACGGACGACCTGCGCGCGGCGGCGCGACAAGCCGCGGACGCCGCGGCCGGCCACCTGGCCGCGGTTCCCGGCGGGCCCGTGTGGCGGCCGGTGGCCGAGCCGGACCTGGAATGGCTGACCCGGCGGCCGCTGCCCGCCGCGGGGCGCCCGCTCGCGGAACTGCTCGCGGACGTGGGCAGCCACGTGCTGCCCTATCCGATGGGCAACGGGCACCCCCGGTTCTTCGGCTGGGTCAACTCCCCGCCCTCGGCGGCCGGTGTCGTGGTCGCCCCGCTGGCCGCGGCGATGAACCCGAGCTGCGCCGGGGGCGAGCACGCGGGCGTCCTGCTGGAGCGCACCGCCGTGCGGTGGCTGGCGGAGCTGGCGGGCTTCCCCCACCCGCCGGGCGCCGGGCTGCTGACCAGCGGAGCGTCCATGGCCACGATCGTCGCGCTCGCCGCGGCCCGGCAGCGCGCCGTCCCCGGCGTACGGGAGACGGGCCTGTACGGGCACGCTCCGCCGGCCCTCTATCTGTCCGAGGAGGGCCACAGCTGCCTGCGCAAGGCGGCCGAACTGCTCGGCCTGGGCAGCGGGCACATTCGCACCGTCCCCGTCGACGACGCGTTCCGCATGGACACCGCCGCGTTGCGCCGCCTCGTCGTGGCGGACCGCGAGGCGGGAGTGCGCCCGTTCTTCGTGGCGGCGAGCGCGGGGACGGTCAACACCGGGGCCGTCGACCCTCTGCGGGACGTCGCCGAGGTCGCGCGCGAGCACGGGCTGTGGTTCCACGTCGACGGCGCCTACGGCGCGCTCGGCGTGCTCGCGGACGAGTGCCGGCCCGCGTACGCCGGGCTGGAGCTGGCGGACTCCCTCGCGCTGGACCCGCACAAGTGGCTCGGCGTCCCGGTCGACTGCGGATGCGTCCTCTTTCGCGACCCCTCCGGCCCGCGCACGGCGTTCAGCCTCGTCCCGCCCTACCTCCGGGACGACGACGCCGGCGAGCTGGGATGGTTCTCCGAGTACGGCCCGGAGCAGACCCGGCCGTTCCGCGCGCTGCGCGTGTGGGCCACGATCGCGCACCTGGGCCGCGACGGCGTCGCCGGACTGGTGCGGCACACCACC
It contains:
- a CDS encoding alpha/beta fold hydrolase: MTTYALVPGFWLGAWAWRDVAAALRETGHEAYPLTLTGLADRAHLASPALDLDTHIRDITGLIEAEDLHDVVLVGHSGSGAAVTGAAARAAGRVSRVVYVESGPVPDGMAQIDLTGREFVEKRVEDGWRYPLLSWDELEESGASLDGLGERERALMASRATGQPLGTITQPLALGADAAAFAALPKTLVSCSFPLAQVKELIAAGHPFFASLGGPEWELRELPTGHWPMLSRPADLAAVLAQVS
- a CDS encoding helix-turn-helix transcriptional regulator, coding for MSTNRVLAFLELLQARPGLTGPELAERLEVDVRSVRRYVRRLEDLGIPVQAERGRYGGYRLMPGYRLPPLMLTGDEAVAVVLGLLAGRRAGLTVGEGAAESALAKIRRVLPDALRGRVGAVEDMVGLTSRSARSAAAARPSGATLLTLADAARRRRRVRLTYRSYRCESSERTVDPYGLVFHSGRWYLTGHDHRRGEVRTFRLDRMGQVAATEEEFPAPGEFDPVAHVMESLAGVPYRYEIEVVLATTMEEARRRIPPTVAALAPVDGGVRMTGRAERLDGMAQVLAGLGVPFTVVAPPELREEVRALARRLHEWAGRPPDAGHPR
- a CDS encoding glycosyltransferase family 4 protein, translating into MVVRALEARDRQRARSAPPPDGHEIRILLLHANGMGGTIRTVFNLAGYLARTHDVEIVSVVREREEPFLPVPPGVRVRYLDDRLPRRKGLLSRFPSRLVPKDEAAHHWFTLRTDLKLVRYIRSRRRGILIGTRPGLNLIAARFAPPEIITVAQEHGNLSSHQPLVRKQITRRYGRHDAVVTLTQADLRTYERSFEKARKERPAVLAQVPNATPRLDGGVSPLTAKTVVTVGRLTWGKGYDLLIRAWAHVAERHPDWTLRIYGGGPRQEKLQASIDKRGLSDRVFLEGPAEDVGAVLADASMFVMSSRHEGMPMVILEAMSKGLPVVSYDCPTGPKEMITHGHDGLLVKPEKIHAMADAICTVIEDEDLRRRMGANALETAARYDLDVIGARWEDLLSGLVARRRGLPPGGPLADGPARAGDHDAGERPGSLDAAALDVARARSGPAAPLGQNA
- a CDS encoding class I SAM-dependent methyltransferase — its product is MQDDAGDAEDFVRAHTGLATVPYVPEIRLHVIAADATRGGSEDDRVYELWERAGRLPFWACPWAGGQALARHVLDHPEIVRGRTVLDLATGSGLVAVAAALAGAALVVANDVDPYALAAVSLNARANGVAVRVAGGDLLDGTPTQQVVLAGDVYYEEPLARRVTPFLSRAGGDVLIGAPDRACCYLPDGVFEPVGVHLVPAALEDAPSKRTTIYRISSTT
- a CDS encoding Rv2578c family radical SAM protein, whose translation is MRWDGLRLETDEGGQREPTPLFARSAVTRTFDTPEFRGVTFYEIHARSIVNRVPSASRVPFEWTVNPYRGCTHACTYCFARRTHEYLDLDSGRDFDSKIVVKVNAPDLVRRELSAPRWRGQPIAMGTNVDCYQRAEGRYRLMPGILGALRDARNPFSILTKGSLILRDLDLLAEAAEVTDVSTAVSIGFTDESLWRAVEPGTPSPRKRLEVCAALNEHGVACGVLMAPILPYLSDSPRALETTVRRIAEAGATHVTPIVLHLRPGAREWFMAWLSREHPRLVPRYLELYGRGAYAPRAYQERIGETVRALAREHGVGRSAPRGARAAHRLGERPVRPPAPAATAEQLTLL
- a CDS encoding DUF3040 domain-containing protein, which produces MAWSQDEERMLAMIERHLTDEDPKLAARLESFNHRAERGRQGRASGRRPGRSTVIIAVSWLLIATLIATLLVMALRHDAAALPV
- a CDS encoding penicillin-binding transpeptidase domain-containing protein; translated protein: MPRGRTVAISAAVAVVLAGAAAGGAYYVLHTRGTPQETAARFTAAWARGDLAAMKAELAAPAPGFDAAYAELTKNLAVARLAVRDVRAGAAEDDRATASYTATATVKNVGDWTYKGSLKLVVKDHYWKVDWSPAAVHPALDGTNHLALKTSWPQRAAITGADGGRIDGGDVGGSVQQLVGFLDKATDKDVEKLGAAYKKGDAVGRGGLQETFQKQLAGTPTTEIQVVGESRETLHTVEGSPGKDLRTSLDLKVQGAAADAVRDLDKPASLVAVRPSTGEILAVVNNKGGFNRALDGRYPPGSTFKTVTAAGLLAEGLTPSSRVTCPEEAVVGGLKIRNSDHEAFGSLSFLDSYAHSCNTTFAPLTATKLSAAKLYDLATGLGFNQPLRIGVPATAGSMPKATSDADLAAESFGQGRITASPLVMATVAAAVADGSWRPPTLVPSLKQKTAPRELPGNVVTGLRSMMKAVVTKGTAHAAGLPAGTAGKTGTAEFGTGPKLDSHAWFIGYRGDVAFAVVVEAGGMGGGVAAPVAARFLKGLS
- a CDS encoding lysophospholipid acyltransferase family protein translates to MLYPALKLVSVPVMHALWRPRTEGLEHVPAHGPAILASNHLSVLDSFFMPAVVPRMVRFVAKKEYFTGNPLVAAWMRSMGAMEIDRENVTAAQDMLDAAVEVLKAGELFGIYPEGTRSPDGRLYRGKVGVAWLTLTTGAPVVPVAMLGTEKVLPPGASVPRLHSIGVRFGEPLIFTGDAGNARDRRRVTDEVMAAIQRLSGQEYVSRYGASVKSAGETGV
- a CDS encoding TetR/AcrR family transcriptional regulator, which produces MSASDRLIESTRELLWERGYVGTSPRAIQQRAGAGQGSMYHHFSGKPDLALAAIGRTAEEMRAGVEEILGGPGTAVERVSAYLRREREVLRGCPIGRLTQDPEVMADPALRRPVEETFGWLRDRLAAVLAEGRDRGEFDACLDPARTAATVVAVLQGGYVLARAAGSPEPFHEAADGVLALLSRA
- a CDS encoding DUF4865 family protein; translated protein: MQYDITLPADYDMTIIRERVATRGHALDDRPGLGLKAYLVRERGVAGSPVNQYAPFYLWNDAGRMGEFLVGGGGFQGIVADFGRPSVRHWTGLAVEAGPARGTAPRAASRRLVPLPASADLTEQVAAALAGLRELGGADGLHTAALAVDPHHWRLMTFALWEREAPGAHGDAEYYEVLHLSAPGLTSLPAGRTW
- a CDS encoding GNAT family N-acetyltransferase, whose protein sequence is MTNSIKTARLVLRRWREEDKEPFAALNADPVVMEHFPATLSRAESDALAERADAGFDEHGFGWWAVEADGEFIGFTGLQVPRFTAHFTPCVEIGWRLARSAWGHGYASEAARASLEDGFGRLGLTEIVSFTAVPNVRSQAVMRRIGMTHDPAGDFDHPVLPEGHPLRRHVLYRIRRQG